A stretch of the Solanum dulcamara chromosome 6, daSolDulc1.2, whole genome shotgun sequence genome encodes the following:
- the LOC129892705 gene encoding uncharacterized protein LOC129892705 yields the protein MDEFRDSQKKRIQEALDMGELIIGTDLHQKVGLIRAIDTRWGSHYKSFSNFIFMFGSIIDVLDSLVVDAYSTDETTKATGYLKACQTFNIAFMLHLMRDILGITDELNKSLQKKEQDIANAMLLVEVAKRRLQILRDDGCDALIDKISTFLTNVTFFLPNFDEPYVNSGRSRRKPADYTVLHYYHVEVFCKIIDWQL from the coding sequence ATGGATGAATTTCGAGATtctcaaaagaaaagaattcaAGAGGCATTAGATATGGGAGAGCTTATAATCGGTACTGATTTGCATCAAAAAGTTGGTCTTATAAGAGCCATTGATACTCGTTGGGGATCTCACTACAAATCttttagtaattttatttttatgtttggCTCTATTATTGATGTTCTTGATTCACTTGTTGTTGATGCATATTCTACAGATGAAACAACTAAGGCAACAGGATATCTCAAAGCTTGTCAAACATTTAATATTGCTTTTATGTTGCATTTGATGAGAGACATCTTAGGAATCACGGATGAGCTTAATAAATCTttgcaaaagaaagaacaagatATTGCAAATGCTATGTTACTAGTTGAAGTAGCAAAGAGAAGATTGCAAATACTAAGAGATGATGGATGTGATGCACTCATTGATAAGATATCCACATTTTTAACAAACGTAACATTTTTTTTACCTAATTTTGATGAGCCATATGTTAATTCTGGAAGATCAAGGCGTAAACCTGCTGATTATACAGTCTTACATTATTATCATGTTGAAGTATTTTGTAAGATTATTGATTGGCAACTTTAA